GACGGGGACGGTGATCTGTCTGGTCGACGAGAGCGCGGCGGCGGAGCGCACCTTCCTCACGGCGACCGGCGCCTCGCTCGCCCTCACGCCCGACCACTGGTCGGCCCACGGCCTGGACGGCGTAGCCCACCTGCACATCTCCGGCTACCTCTTCTTCTCCGAACCGTCCCGGTCGACGGCGGCCGCCGCGCTCGCCGAGGCCCGGGAGCGCGGCGTGCCCGTGAGCGTCGACCCGGCCTCGTCCGGCTTCCTGGCGGAGCAGGGAGTCGAGAGATTCCTCACGACGACCCGGGGCGCCGGGATTCTGCTGCCCAACCTGGACGAGGCACGCCTGCTGACCGGCCTGCCGGACCCGGTGGACGCCGCGGCCAAGCTCAGCCGCCAGTTCCCACTGGTGGTCGTCACCCTCGGCGCCGACGGCGCGCTGGTCGCCCGCGGCGGGTCGGTCTCGCGCCGGGTGCCCGCACCCGCGGTGACACCGGTCGACACCACCGGCGCGGGCGACGCCTTCACCGGCGCCTTCCTCACCGCCCTGCTCGCGGGAGCCGACCCGGAGCATGCGGCCGAGGAGGGGTGCCGGGCGGGCGCCGAGGCGGTGGTCGGCGTGGGCGGGCGGCCGGGCAGGGAGAGGAACGAGGGATTCGGAGAAGGACGGCTGCCGCAGAGGCGGCGGTAGAAGGCCGACCGGAGGGCGTATACGACACGGCACGCTGCCGGTCATGCGTGACGACGGGAGGCGGGAGGCGGCAGGCGATAACGGAATCGGTCACACAATGTGCCTGGTTGCTCACCAAAAACGGAGCGGAACCTTCCGTTCCCACAGGCCTGAACGGCGTTCTTCGCCGGGTGGCAGACTTGCCCGCCAAGTGCAGTCCACAGCGCGAGGAGCCCAGATGTCCATGGCCGGCAACCTACGGAAGGTCGGTAGCCTTCGAGGGGTCGACAGCCTTCGGAGGGTCGCCCGCCTCGCCCGCAGGCGACCCCGGGTCGACCTCAGCCATCCGGCACGCTCGCCCCTCGGCTCCGCCGTGGTCAACTGCGTGACCTACCGGCGCGGCATACGCCAGTCCGGCAGCAGCGACGTCCGCGACGCCGTACGACACGTACGCAAGCACGGCGACGGATTCGTCTGGCTGGGCCTGCACGAACCCAGCGAGCGGGAGTTCGCGGACATCGCCGATCTCTTCGATCTGCACCCGCTGGCCGTGGAGGACGCCGTACTCGCCCACCAGCGGCCGAAGTTGGAGGAGTACGGCGAGACCCTCTTCGCCGTCTTCAAGACCTGCTGCTACGTCGACCACGCCCAACTCACCGCCACCAGCGAGGTGGTGGACACCGGCGAGATCATGGTCTTCGTCGGCCGGGACTTCGTGATCACAGTGCGCCACGGCCGGCACGGTTCGCTCGGCCACGTACGGGAGGACCTCGAAGCCTCTCCCGAGCAGTTGGCGAAGGGACCGGCGGCGGTGCTGCACGCGATCGCCGACCATGTGGTGGACGACTATCTCAAGGTCACGGAGTGCGTGCAGTCCGACATCGACCAAGTGGAAATGGAGGTGTTCGCCAAGGACGGTGAGCGGGCCGACCCCGGGCGCATCTATCAACTGAAGCGAGAACTCCTGGAGTTCAAGCGGGCCGTCGTACCGCTGGGCCGCCCGGTCCAGACGCTGGCCACAGAGCCACCCCCGGTGGTCCCACCGGAGATACAGGCCTACTTCCGCGACGTGTCCGATCACCTGCTCCGGGTGGCCGAGCAGGTCGCCGCCTTCGACGAGCTGCTCAACTCGATCCTCCAGGCACATCTCGCGCAGGTGACCGTGGCGCAGAACGCGGACATGCGGAAGATCACCGCATGGGCGGCCGTGATCGCGGTGCCGACGATGGTCTGTGGCGTGTACGGCATGAACTTCGACTACATGCCCGGACTTCACGCGCGGTACGGCTACGCGGTCCTGCTCGCCGTGATCGGCGCGCTCTGCTTCGGCCTCCACCGGGGCTTCCGCAGGAACGGGTGGTTGTGATGACGGATTGATGCGGTGACGGTCGAGGCACTGACGCGCTGAAGCGCTGAAGCGGCAATGTCAGTGGAGTGGCAACGGCCTGCCGGGCCGACGAAGTCGGGTCCGATCCGTGCCCGCCGGACCCGGGTCCTCGTCAGACCGGCCAGACGGCCAGACCGTCGGTCTGCGTGAGGAGAGCGTCAGGTGCGCGCGTAGATGCTCTCCACCCAGTCCGCGAGCTGATGCTCGCTCAACTCGGCCGCCAGGTCCGCCTCACTGATCATGCCCACGAGCTTCTTGTCGCGGATGACCGGCAGCCGGCGGATGCGGTGGTCCTTCATCTCGCCGAGGACCTCGGACACATCGGCGCCCGCGTCGATCCAGCGGGGCGTGCCCTTGGCCATCTCACCGGCGGTGGTCTGGGCGGGGTCGTGCCCCATGGCCACACAGCCCACGACGATGTCGCGATCGGTGAGGATTCCGCACAGCCGCTCGTTCTCGTCGCTGATGGGCAGAGCGCCGACATCGAGTTCGCGCATCAACTGCGCGGCGCGGTCCAGGGTTTCATGGGCGGGAATCCACTGGGCCCCGGGGTTCATGATGTCTGCAGCGGTGGTCATGCAGTGCCTCCCGGTACGGCCGGCGCGGCGCGGGACGCGTCGCAAATCCCGGCTTCTTCATTGTGGGGGCGGGGCGGGTGGCCCGCATGTGCGGAGAGGGCGGGGCGGTCGTGGGGTGGGGTGGAGGGCGTGGGTGGGGTGGGGGCGGGGCGGGGGGGGAGCCCCCCCGGGGGGAGAGAGCAGAACTTCGGAGCGGAACGCGACTTCAGGGACTGCCAGATGATCGGCGGATCGTCGCAGGGCCCCAGCCCCCGGCCAACGCCCCTCACCCACTCCACGCCGGATGCCGCGGATCATCGGCCCGTACCACCACGTCCGCCGCGGCCGTCGGATCCGCCTCCGCCTCGTAGCGCGCCAGGGCCGGGAGGGTCCACTGCTGTTCCTCGGGGGTGCGGCGGCGCAGGGCTGCCGGGGAGAGTCGTAGGTGGGCGGTGAGGTCGAAGGGGAACCAGTGGTGCAGGAGCATCGGCCCGTGCAGCAGGAGTACGCCTCCGGGTGGGAGTGTGACGTATGGGCTGCGGGTGGCGCGGTCGGTGGCCGGGTCCCAGAGGTCGGGCAGGACGCGTCCGTCGCCGCCCGGTTCCAGCGGAGTGAAGACCTCACGCCAGAGGGCCTTGATGTCGAACCAGCCGTCGAAGTACGAGTCGGGGTCCTGGTGACCGAACTCGAAGCGCAGGGAAGCCGGACGCAGAAAGCCTTCGGTGCCGATCACCGCGGCCGGGCGGCCACGCAGGCGCAGTTCCTCGGCGATGCGTTGGGCGAGTGCCTCCGGTTGCGCCGCGGGGGCGCCGTCGAGGGCCATGCGCGGGCGCGTGCCGCCGTCGTCCGGTTCGACGGCGAGCAGCCGGTCGGCGAGTGTCGCGCCGAGCCTTTCCCAGGTGATGGCTTCGAGTCGCATCCGGTCATCATGCCGCGCTGTTCGGCGGCTCGGGGCGCCGTAGGGCTGGGGTATCGCGCACGGAAACTCCGCTCCGTCCAGTCCTTGCGGTGGTGTCCTGGCCGCTCCCGGCCGACACTCTCATGGTCACGTGTTTTCGATTCTCCGATTCCCTACCCCCCTCGGCTCCCTCGACTCCCTCACTCCGCGACTCCGCGACCTCGCGACCCGGACCGCGGCACCGCTTACGGACCCACCCCCCACCCACACACCATTCCCCTCCCCCTCCCTCCACTCCCCTCCCGCCCAACACCTCCCCGGAGCAGTCATGATCGACGGACCGTATTTTGTACTCACCGTGCTGGGCGCGCTGTTCTGCGGTGTGGTGGCCGGAGTCTTCGTCGCGTTCTCGACGTTCGTGATGCGGGGGCTCGCCGCGCTCCCGTCGGCCCGTGGCATCGCCGCGATGCAGGCGATCAACGTGGCGGCGGTGCGGGTGGGGTTCATGGTGTTCTTCCTGGGCGCGGCGGCACTGAGCCTCGTCCTGGCGATCATCACCCTGATTCAGTGGCCGGACGAGGGCAGCATCGAACTGCTGCTGGGTGCCGCCCTCTACCTGGCCGGGTGCTTCGGCGTGACGGTGACGGCGAACGTGCCCCGTAACAACGTGTTGGCGGAGCTCGACCCCGAGTCACCGGAGAGCGAGGAGTACTGGCACACGTACCTCGCCGAGTGGACCGCCTGGA
This is a stretch of genomic DNA from Streptomyces sp. NA04227. It encodes these proteins:
- a CDS encoding carbohydrate kinase family protein; amino-acid sequence: MNATPAAAWESLLVLGDVVTDVVARHRQPLAPGTDTVATIRTVPGGAGANVACWAARWGAHGVRLLASAGADSADWHEQALREAGVRPHLVVVPTEPTGTVICLVDESAAAERTFLTATGASLALTPDHWSAHGLDGVAHLHISGYLFFSEPSRSTAAAALAEARERGVPVSVDPASSGFLAEQGVERFLTTTRGAGILLPNLDEARLLTGLPDPVDAAAKLSRQFPLVVVTLGADGALVARGGSVSRRVPAPAVTPVDTTGAGDAFTGAFLTALLAGADPEHAAEEGCRAGAEAVVGVGGRPGRERNEGFGEGRLPQRRR
- a CDS encoding magnesium and cobalt transport protein CorA — protein: MSMAGNLRKVGSLRGVDSLRRVARLARRRPRVDLSHPARSPLGSAVVNCVTYRRGIRQSGSSDVRDAVRHVRKHGDGFVWLGLHEPSEREFADIADLFDLHPLAVEDAVLAHQRPKLEEYGETLFAVFKTCCYVDHAQLTATSEVVDTGEIMVFVGRDFVITVRHGRHGSLGHVREDLEASPEQLAKGPAAVLHAIADHVVDDYLKVTECVQSDIDQVEMEVFAKDGERADPGRIYQLKRELLEFKRAVVPLGRPVQTLATEPPPVVPPEIQAYFRDVSDHLLRVAEQVAAFDELLNSILQAHLAQVTVAQNADMRKITAWAAVIAVPTMVCGVYGMNFDYMPGLHARYGYAVLLAVIGALCFGLHRGFRRNGWL
- a CDS encoding CBS domain-containing protein; protein product: MTTAADIMNPGAQWIPAHETLDRAAQLMRELDVGALPISDENERLCGILTDRDIVVGCVAMGHDPAQTTAGEMAKGTPRWIDAGADVSEVLGEMKDHRIRRLPVIRDKKLVGMISEADLAAELSEHQLADWVESIYART
- a CDS encoding uridine kinase, encoding MRLEAITWERLGATLADRLLAVEPDDGGTRPRMALDGAPAAQPEALAQRIAEELRLRGRPAAVIGTEGFLRPASLRFEFGHQDPDSYFDGWFDIKALWREVFTPLEPGGDGRVLPDLWDPATDRATRSPYVTLPPGGVLLLHGPMLLHHWFPFDLTAHLRLSPAALRRRTPEEQQWTLPALARYEAEADPTAAADVVVRADDPRHPAWSG
- a CDS encoding DUF1772 domain-containing protein, encoding MIDGPYFVLTVLGALFCGVVAGVFVAFSTFVMRGLAALPSARGIAAMQAINVAAVRVGFMVFFLGAAALSLVLAIITLIQWPDEGSIELLLGAALYLAGCFGVTVTANVPRNNVLAELDPESPESEEYWHTYLAEWTAWNHIRAGAALAASACFLLAIA